Below is a window of Culturomica massiliensis DNA.
ATTACTGATCCAGACGAACAGAGATACACAGATTTAATTGAAAGTCTTTCTCTTAAAGGTGTTCCATTTGTTATATATACCAGCCAAAGAAAACCATATGAAAATGATCTTAGAACCATCAAAAAACAATACAAAAACAATTTAATAGGCATTTACGATAAAGCAAGTAAAGGAGATGAGGATTTTATCAAAGATATTGTCACAATATCACAATTCAAACCTCTGACAATTTTGCATTTAAGCGATTTTCATTATGATTCTACCTTAAACGAGATACAAGCTAATCAACAAAAAAAATTATTTTCCACTCTTATAAATTTCCTAAAAAAAGAAAATAATTCATCCCCAATAGATTTTATCGTATTTTCAGGTGATTATGCGAGTAAAATGCCAGAAAAAGATTTATCAGGTTGCGCTGAAATTCTTAGGGAAATAGTCAAGAATACTACAAATGATTTTGATAAACTTTTAATAGTACCTGGCAATCATGATGCATATTGGAACAATTTTTCAAAAGGAGAAACCTCTCAGATTCCAGGTAAATATCTTGAGGAATTTTATAAAAAAGTATTTGATAATTCTTTAAACTTTATTCATCAATTAGTGGGCTACACTAAATTAAATTTTAACCAGTCTACTTTGGATTCATTTTGTTTTACTCAAGAATTCAATCAAGGTAAAATAAAAATATTGGGACTAAATTCAGTATTTTTAGATCCTCACAACAAAGGTATTGGGATGATAAGCCATGATGTCATACAATATATTGAGAATAGCAATTGGGCAAAAGCAGAACCACTGCCTAATGAATTAAGAATAGCTATTTTTCATCATAATATTTTTCCTAATTTTTCCCTCAACAATTTAGATACCAATGAAGGATTAATTAATGCAGGATTGATTATTAACTTACTTACAAAATACAAATGCAATTTGATACTTACCGGACATTCACATTTTTCCAATTTTTTCAATTTATCTTTTTCTTGTTTAAATTATCAAGGATACTCAGAAATACGTCATATAACTTCTATTTGTACCAATACAACCGGCGGATATGCGCCAACAAACGACCGTCAAAGAAGTTTTAATATTATCAAAATATCTCCAACTAACACAAAAGAACTAAAATCATTAAAAATTACCCCCATTTTTTTTGATAGCACAGAATCAGACTGGAAGAAAGGACTTGAATTAAATACATCCATAATCCAGGATTCAATAAGCACCCGGGGACGGGGGTAAAGTGCTATTCAGTTTATGAATGAGATTTTGATTCATTTATCCTTCGGCGTTCTGGTTTCAATTTTCCACATACATAGAACTAAATAACACAATACAACAGGCTTTTATAGCACGGAAAGCAGTTCCAGAGGGCTTTA
It encodes the following:
- a CDS encoding metallophosphoesterase family protein, giving the protein MNEFNILWIDDDWVSTSASYKSLNIIKNELERGNPDIKIKTISNIGIGLSAIIRSNDKSNNNTDNNKHYDLIIIDLQFKNITDPDEQRYTDLIESLSLKGVPFVIYTSQRKPYENDLRTIKKQYKNNLIGIYDKASKGDEDFIKDIVTISQFKPLTILHLSDFHYDSTLNEIQANQQKKLFSTLINFLKKENNSSPIDFIVFSGDYASKMPEKDLSGCAEILREIVKNTTNDFDKLLIVPGNHDAYWNNFSKGETSQIPGKYLEEFYKKVFDNSLNFIHQLVGYTKLNFNQSTLDSFCFTQEFNQGKIKILGLNSVFLDPHNKGIGMISHDVIQYIENSNWAKAEPLPNELRIAIFHHNIFPNFSLNNLDTNEGLINAGLIINLLTKYKCNLILTGHSHFSNFFNLSFSCLNYQGYSEIRHITSICTNTTGGYAPTNDRQRSFNIIKISPTNTKELKSLKITPIFFDSTESDWKKGLELNTSIIQDSISTRGRG